From the genome of Myxococcales bacterium, one region includes:
- a CDS encoding HD domain-containing protein has product MTETPSIADKTRAMDALERAAEYAERGASTRPVVLVTPADLSALSADDVRPPLDRVLMGLHADDGLDSLLVTGVLDSLLPEVKAMVGFGDGEWRHKDVWKHTKQVVCQSVARLEVRWAALFHDIGKVKTRSIDERGEVHFFGHAEVGARMFDKLEKRQRYFGADEPLRGSIRFLVLHHLRASQYDGSWTDSAVRRFAREIGPHLDDLLCLSRADITTKRPEKKRRGIGYIDELAGRIGDLAAEDAKLPPLPSGVGSEIMTAFGIPPSKKLGDIKRALEAAIEAGEIPGQMESAFYVEFLAANRQRFGLD; this is encoded by the coding sequence ATGACCGAGACGCCGAGCATCGCCGACAAGACTCGCGCAATGGACGCGCTCGAACGTGCGGCGGAGTACGCCGAGCGCGGCGCGAGCACACGACCGGTGGTGCTCGTCACTCCCGCGGACCTCTCGGCGTTGTCCGCCGACGACGTCCGCCCGCCCCTCGACCGTGTGCTGATGGGCCTCCACGCGGACGATGGCCTCGACTCGCTCCTGGTCACGGGTGTGCTCGACTCGTTGTTGCCGGAGGTGAAGGCCATGGTCGGCTTCGGCGACGGTGAGTGGCGCCACAAGGACGTGTGGAAACACACCAAACAGGTGGTGTGCCAGAGCGTGGCGCGGCTCGAGGTGCGCTGGGCCGCGCTATTCCACGACATCGGCAAGGTCAAGACGCGCAGCATCGACGAACGGGGCGAGGTCCACTTCTTTGGTCACGCCGAGGTCGGCGCGCGCATGTTCGACAAACTCGAGAAGCGTCAGCGTTACTTCGGCGCCGACGAACCCCTGCGCGGCTCGATCCGCTTCCTGGTCTTGCACCACCTGCGCGCGAGCCAGTACGACGGTTCGTGGACCGACAGCGCAGTGCGTCGGTTCGCGCGGGAGATCGGTCCGCACCTGGACGACCTCTTGTGTTTGTCCCGCGCGGACATCACGACGAAGCGCCCCGAAAAGAAGCGGCGTGGCATTGGTTACATCGACGAGCTCGCCGGTCGCATCGGCGACCTCGCGGCCGAGGACGCCAAGCTGCCGCCCCTGCCTTCGGGTGTCGGCTCCGAGATCATGACTGCGTTTGGCATTCCGCCGTCCAAGAAGCTGGGCGACATCAAGCGTGCCCTCGAGGCAGCCATCGAGGCGGGAGAGATCCCGGGGCAGATGGAGAGCGCCTTCTACGTGGAGTTTCTGGCGGCGAATCGCCAGCGCTTCGGCCTCGATTGA
- a CDS encoding endonuclease/exonuclease/phosphatase family protein: MRRIAALLLPLSLAVAGCPGTEQDFSTPKKDAEPGPPDAAVDVAPGPPVPVRVMNWNVKNLFNDKRDSLEIKQADETIVPAGEYQAKLDAIAGVIAGEKPDVVILQEVENMAVVNDLGAKLGGYPHRAITQGNDPRGIDIAVLSELPMEIGPSHKGEFFKASSDTGQFFKFARDVLEVHLTVNTRHFALLGIHFKAEDGDPTSAIKRVAEAERTRKIATGIQFGDPAVAIVVLGDFNSTPGSPPLDALAGNPSTFTSSTAAMPAADRYSVTFGGSPQLYDDQLGDPAAATLLDAASVTILHDGAVNTASDHDPVLATYMLH; this comes from the coding sequence ATGCGCCGAATTGCAGCGCTGCTGCTTCCCCTGTCCCTTGCCGTGGCCGGCTGCCCGGGCACCGAGCAAGATTTCTCGACTCCCAAGAAGGACGCGGAGCCGGGACCTCCGGACGCGGCCGTGGACGTGGCGCCGGGACCTCCCGTGCCGGTCCGCGTGATGAACTGGAACGTGAAGAACCTGTTCAACGACAAGCGGGACAGCCTGGAGATCAAACAGGCAGACGAGACGATCGTCCCCGCGGGCGAGTATCAGGCGAAGCTCGACGCCATCGCCGGCGTGATCGCGGGGGAGAAACCCGACGTCGTGATCCTGCAAGAGGTCGAGAACATGGCCGTGGTCAACGACCTGGGAGCCAAGCTCGGCGGTTATCCCCACCGGGCGATCACCCAGGGTAATGATCCGCGCGGCATCGACATCGCCGTTCTCTCCGAGCTGCCGATGGAGATCGGGCCGTCGCACAAGGGGGAGTTCTTCAAAGCCTCCAGCGATACTGGCCAATTTTTCAAGTTTGCGCGGGACGTGCTGGAGGTTCACCTCACGGTCAACACGCGCCACTTCGCGCTGCTTGGGATCCACTTCAAAGCGGAGGACGGCGACCCGACGAGCGCCATCAAACGGGTCGCGGAGGCGGAGCGCACCCGCAAGATCGCAACCGGCATCCAGTTCGGTGACCCGGCCGTGGCGATTGTGGTGCTTGGCGACTTCAACTCGACCCCGGGCTCACCCCCGCTCGATGCGCTGGCCGGCAACCCAAGCACGTTCACCAGCTCGACGGCGGCCATGCCGGCGGCCGATCGCTACAGCGTCACGTTCGGCGGGAGCCCTCAGCTCTATGACGATCAGCTGGGGGATCCGGCCGCGGCAACGCTGCTCGACGCGGCTTCGGTCACCATCCTGCACGATGGCGCGGTCAACACCGCCAGCGACCACGACCCCGTGCTAGCGACCTACATGCTGCACTGA